A genomic region of Exiguobacterium oxidotolerans JCM 12280 contains the following coding sequences:
- the aspS gene encoding aspartate--tRNA ligase, with product MIGRTHMNGHVTEDVIGQSVQLKGWVQKRRDLGGLIFLDLRDRTGIVQVVFQPENEQAHRLAESIRSEYVLDIKGKVVQRENPNPNMPTGLVEVVADEVVILNASKMTPFPISEEAEQTSEDLRLKYRYLDLRRPSLQETFRLRSKASNIMRNFLDEQDFLEVETPILTKSTPEGARDYLVPSRVHPGEFYALPQSPQLFKQLLMVSGFERYFQIARCFRDEDLRADRQPEFTQVDIETSFMDVEDLYAMMESMMTRVMKETLGKDIVTPFPRMPYAEAMSRFGSDKPDTRFGLELIDVAEAVKGAGFKVFDMALEAGGEVKALNVKGAADNFSRKDIDKLQEFTAIYGAKGLAWVKVTPDGLNGPIAKFFDEAAVARLVAATEAEAGDLLVFVAAKASIVADSLGALRQKLAKELGLIDETVFNFLWVTDFPLVTFEEEDGRFYANHHPFTMPRREDLDKLETDPGNVLAVAYDLVLNGYELGGGSQRIYERDIQERMFKLLGFTEEEANEQFGFLMEAFEYGTPPHAGIALGLDRLIMLLAGRTNLRDTIAFPKTASASDLLTAAPSPVSDAQLNELSIRTAVKQ from the coding sequence ATGATCGGACGCACACATATGAATGGACACGTGACGGAAGACGTCATCGGACAGTCCGTCCAACTAAAAGGATGGGTTCAAAAACGACGCGACCTCGGGGGCTTGATTTTCCTCGATCTCCGCGACCGGACAGGAATCGTCCAAGTCGTCTTCCAACCGGAAAACGAACAAGCACACCGCTTAGCGGAATCGATTCGTTCCGAGTACGTGCTTGATATTAAAGGGAAAGTCGTCCAACGCGAAAATCCGAACCCGAACATGCCGACGGGGCTCGTTGAAGTCGTTGCGGATGAAGTCGTTATTTTGAACGCTTCAAAAATGACGCCATTCCCAATCAGTGAGGAAGCAGAGCAAACATCAGAAGATCTTCGTTTGAAGTATCGTTACCTTGATTTACGTCGCCCGTCGCTCCAAGAGACATTCCGTCTCCGTTCGAAAGCTTCGAACATCATGCGGAACTTCCTTGACGAGCAAGATTTCCTTGAGGTCGAAACACCGATCTTGACGAAATCGACACCGGAAGGCGCGCGTGACTATCTCGTACCAAGCCGTGTCCACCCAGGTGAATTCTATGCGTTACCACAATCACCACAGTTGTTTAAACAGTTATTGATGGTATCTGGTTTTGAGCGCTACTTCCAAATCGCACGTTGTTTCCGTGACGAAGACTTACGGGCAGACCGTCAGCCGGAGTTCACGCAAGTCGATATCGAAACGAGCTTCATGGACGTGGAAGACTTGTATGCGATGATGGAGTCGATGATGACACGTGTCATGAAAGAGACACTCGGAAAAGACATCGTGACACCATTCCCACGGATGCCATACGCAGAAGCGATGAGCCGATTCGGTTCGGACAAACCGGATACACGCTTCGGTCTCGAACTGATCGATGTTGCGGAAGCCGTCAAAGGGGCAGGCTTTAAAGTCTTCGATATGGCGCTTGAAGCCGGTGGCGAAGTCAAAGCATTGAACGTCAAAGGGGCAGCAGACAACTTCTCACGCAAAGACATCGATAAATTACAAGAGTTCACGGCAATTTACGGCGCGAAAGGTCTCGCCTGGGTCAAAGTGACTCCGGACGGCTTAAACGGACCAATCGCGAAATTCTTTGACGAAGCAGCGGTTGCGCGTCTCGTCGCAGCAACGGAAGCAGAAGCAGGTGACTTACTCGTCTTCGTCGCAGCAAAAGCGTCGATCGTCGCGGATAGCCTTGGTGCACTTCGTCAAAAACTGGCGAAAGAACTTGGTTTGATTGACGAAACGGTCTTTAACTTCCTCTGGGTGACGGACTTCCCACTCGTAACATTCGAAGAAGAAGACGGCCGTTTCTATGCGAACCACCACCCATTCACGATGCCACGCCGTGAAGACCTCGACAAACTTGAAACGGACCCAGGTAACGTCCTTGCCGTCGCCTATGACCTAGTCTTGAACGGGTATGAGTTAGGTGGCGGATCGCAACGGATTTATGAGCGCGATATCCAAGAGCGGATGTTCAAATTACTTGGTTTCACGGAAGAAGAAGCGAACGAACAGTTCGGATTCTTGATGGAAGCCTTTGAATACGGTACACCGCCGCACGCCGGTATCGCACTCGGTCTTGACCGCTTGATCATGTTACTTGCGGGACGGACGAATTTACGCGATACGATTGCGTTCCCGAAAACGGCGTCAGCGAGCGACTTGTTGACTGCAGCACCGAGCCCGGTCTCGGACGCACAATTAAATGAGTTGTCAATCCGGACGGCTGTCAAACAATAA